A stretch of Mesorhizobium sp. M2A.F.Ca.ET.046.03.2.1 DNA encodes these proteins:
- the mtaB gene encoding tRNA (N(6)-L-threonylcarbamoyladenosine(37)-C(2))-methylthiotransferase MtaB — MSALEKGAVTNGIDVVTFGCRLNTYESEVMRREAESAGLGALQGGAVIFNTCAVTAEAVRQAKQAIRKARRENPSARIIVTGCAAQTEPQNFAAMDEVDLVLGNEEKLKANSYRALPDFGVNDTEKARVNDIFSVRETASHMVDAIEGRARAFVQVQNGCDHRCTFCIIPYGRGNSRSVPMGAVVEQVKRLAGNGYAEIVLSGVDMTSFGADLPGSPKLGKLVKTILRQVPDVKRLRLSSIDSIEADDDLLDAIATEQRLMPHLHLSLQSGDDMILKRMKRRHLRDQSIRFCEDVRKLRPEIVFGADIIAGFPTETEAMFENSEKIVEECGLTHLHVFPFSPREGTPAARMPQVRREVVKQRAARLRAAGEAAYRRHLTSLPGTRQSILIERDGLGRTEGFTLATISTGAPGEIVEAIITGHDGARLIAAPLAAQAA, encoded by the coding sequence ATGTCCGCCCTTGAGAAAGGCGCGGTCACCAACGGTATCGACGTCGTCACCTTCGGCTGCCGCCTCAACACCTATGAATCGGAAGTGATGCGCCGCGAGGCCGAGAGCGCCGGTCTCGGCGCGCTCCAGGGCGGCGCCGTCATCTTCAACACCTGCGCCGTCACGGCGGAGGCGGTGCGCCAGGCCAAGCAGGCGATCCGCAAGGCGCGCCGCGAGAACCCTTCAGCTCGCATCATCGTCACCGGCTGCGCGGCGCAGACCGAGCCGCAGAACTTCGCCGCCATGGACGAGGTCGACCTCGTGCTTGGCAATGAGGAGAAGCTCAAGGCGAACTCCTACCGCGCACTGCCCGATTTTGGCGTCAACGACACCGAGAAGGCGCGCGTCAACGACATTTTCTCGGTGCGCGAGACGGCGAGCCACATGGTCGACGCCATCGAAGGCCGCGCGCGCGCCTTCGTGCAGGTGCAGAACGGCTGCGACCATCGCTGCACCTTCTGCATCATCCCCTATGGCCGCGGCAATTCGCGTTCCGTGCCGATGGGCGCCGTGGTCGAGCAGGTCAAGCGCCTTGCCGGCAACGGCTATGCCGAGATCGTGCTTTCCGGCGTCGACATGACCAGCTTCGGCGCCGACCTGCCGGGCAGCCCTAAGCTCGGCAAACTGGTGAAGACCATTCTGCGCCAGGTACCGGATGTTAAGCGGCTCAGGCTGTCCTCGATCGATTCCATCGAGGCCGACGACGACCTGCTCGACGCAATCGCCACTGAACAGAGGCTGATGCCGCATCTGCACCTGTCGCTGCAATCGGGCGACGACATGATCCTGAAGCGCATGAAGCGCCGCCATCTGCGCGACCAGTCGATCCGCTTCTGCGAGGACGTGCGCAAGCTGCGTCCTGAAATCGTCTTCGGCGCCGACATCATCGCCGGCTTCCCGACCGAGACCGAGGCTATGTTCGAGAATTCGGAGAAGATCGTCGAGGAGTGCGGGCTGACGCATCTGCACGTCTTTCCGTTCAGCCCGCGCGAAGGCACGCCCGCGGCGCGCATGCCGCAGGTCCGCCGCGAGGTGGTGAAGCAGCGCGCCGCGCGACTGCGCGCCGCCGGCGAGGCCGCTTATCGCCGTCATCTGACCTCGCTCCCCGGCACGCGGCAGTCGATCCTGATCGAACGCGACGGGCTCGGCCGCACCGAAGGGTTTACGTTGGCCACGATTAGCACCGGCGCGCCCGGCGAGATCGTCGAAGCCATCATCACCGGCCATGACGGCGCCCGACTGATTGCGGCCCCGCTTGCCGCGCAAGCCGCCTGA
- the dapF gene encoding diaminopimelate epimerase: MAGTAPFAKMNGIGNEIIVADMRGRADRVTPAAAIALNADAATKFDQIMAIHDARTPGTAYYIDILNSDGTSAQACGNGTRCVVQALAAETGQKSFTFETRAGILNAQEHANGLISVDMGKPRFGWQEIPLAEEFRDTRMIELQIGPIDAPVLHSPSAVSMGNPHAIFWVDNDVWSYELDRFGPLLENHPIFPERANITIAQVTSPQTMIIRTWERGAGLTKACGSAACAAVVAAARTKRTGRSVSLLTPGGGELHVEWRDDDHVILTGAAEWEFSGSFDPSTGAWARDTESAA, from the coding sequence ATGGCAGGCACCGCCCCCTTCGCCAAGATGAACGGCATCGGCAACGAGATCATCGTTGCCGATATGCGTGGCCGTGCCGACAGGGTCACGCCGGCCGCGGCGATCGCGCTTAATGCCGACGCCGCGACCAAGTTCGACCAGATCATGGCGATCCATGACGCCCGCACGCCGGGCACCGCTTATTATATCGACATTCTGAATTCCGATGGCACCAGCGCCCAGGCCTGCGGCAACGGCACGCGCTGTGTCGTCCAGGCCTTGGCCGCCGAGACCGGCCAGAAGAGCTTCACCTTCGAGACCCGCGCCGGCATCCTGAATGCTCAGGAGCACGCGAACGGTCTGATCTCGGTCGACATGGGCAAGCCGCGCTTTGGCTGGCAGGAGATCCCCCTGGCGGAAGAGTTCCGCGACACCCGCATGATCGAATTGCAGATCGGGCCGATCGACGCGCCGGTGCTGCATTCGCCCTCGGCGGTGTCTATGGGCAATCCGCATGCGATCTTCTGGGTCGACAACGACGTCTGGTCCTACGAGCTCGACCGCTTCGGCCCGCTGCTCGAGAACCATCCGATCTTCCCCGAGCGCGCCAACATCACCATTGCCCAGGTGACGTCGCCTCAAACCATGATCATCCGCACCTGGGAGCGCGGCGCCGGCCTTACCAAGGCCTGCGGCTCGGCGGCCTGCGCCGCCGTGGTGGCCGCCGCCCGCACCAAGCGCACCGGCCGCAGCGTCTCGCTGCTGACGCCGGGCGGCGGCGAATTGCATGTCGAATGGCGCGACGACGACCACGTCATCCTGACGGGTGCCGCCGAATGGGAATTCTCCGGCAGCTTCGATCCCTCGACCGGGGCCTGGGCCCGCGACACCGAAAGCGCCGCCTGA
- a CDS encoding DUF1328 family protein: MIRWIIILLIIAAAASLLGMPALAGAAATGARVLIGIVLVIFLLIVLGVFAVT; this comes from the coding sequence ATGATCAGGTGGATCATCATTCTTCTCATCATTGCCGCCGCCGCGAGCCTGCTCGGCATGCCGGCGCTGGCCGGAGCGGCTGCCACGGGAGCGCGCGTCCTCATCGGCATCGTGCTGGTCATCTTCCTGCTGATCGTGCTCGGCGTCTTCGCGGTAACTTAA
- a CDS encoding MBL fold metallo-hydrolase, with translation MAARKRTANRYYSGPHSDHFDGALFFNPGGKPPGRFSDLLRWQISGKRARWPAAVPSPHPPAKPVRRVDGGALRLTMVGHASLLIQTAGLNILTDPVWSERASPFAFAGPRRVNAPGIAFADLPPIDLVLISHNHYDHLDLATLRRLKENHDARIITPLGNDAIIHRAVPGMRLSAHDWGDRIDAGVAAIHVEPAHHWSARGGRDRRMALWAGFVIETAGGNIYFAGDTGFHDGINYRLMAQKHGGFRLAILPIGAYEPRWFMAPQHQNPEEAVQGMKLCNAAHAAGCHWGTFHLTDEPVEEPAQKLAEALEAHGLPQERFRAMRPGEVWDIPAV, from the coding sequence ATGGCCGCGAGAAAAAGAACCGCCAACCGCTATTACAGCGGCCCGCATAGCGATCATTTCGACGGCGCCTTGTTCTTCAACCCCGGCGGCAAGCCCCCAGGGCGCTTCAGCGATCTCCTCAGATGGCAAATCAGCGGCAAGCGGGCGAGATGGCCGGCCGCCGTTCCGAGTCCTCACCCGCCGGCAAAGCCGGTGCGTCGCGTGGATGGAGGCGCGCTCAGGCTCACAATGGTCGGCCACGCGTCATTGCTTATCCAGACCGCCGGCCTGAATATCCTGACCGATCCGGTCTGGTCGGAGCGCGCCTCGCCCTTCGCCTTCGCCGGCCCCAGAAGAGTCAATGCGCCGGGCATCGCCTTTGCCGACCTGCCGCCGATCGACCTGGTCCTGATCAGCCACAACCACTACGACCATCTCGACCTCGCCACGCTGAGGCGGCTGAAGGAGAATCACGACGCACGCATCATCACGCCACTCGGCAACGACGCCATCATCCACCGCGCCGTGCCCGGCATGCGGCTCAGCGCGCATGATTGGGGCGACAGGATCGACGCTGGGGTCGCCGCCATCCATGTCGAGCCGGCGCATCATTGGTCGGCGCGCGGCGGACGCGACCGCCGCATGGCGCTTTGGGCTGGCTTTGTCATCGAAACGGCGGGCGGCAACATCTATTTCGCCGGCGACACCGGCTTCCATGACGGCATCAACTACCGGCTGATGGCACAGAAGCATGGCGGCTTTCGCCTCGCCATCCTGCCGATCGGCGCCTATGAGCCGCGCTGGTTCATGGCGCCGCAGCACCAGAATCCGGAGGAGGCCGTGCAGGGCATGAAGCTCTGCAACGCGGCTCACGCCGCAGGCTGCCACTGGGGCACGTTCCACCTCACCGACGAGCCGGTCGAGGAGCCGGCGCAAAAACTGGCCGAGGCGCTCGAGGCGCACGGCCTGCCGCAGGAGCGTTTTCGCGCCATGCGTCCTGGCGAGGTGTGGGACATACCGGCTGTCTGA
- a CDS encoding protease inhibitor Inh/omp19 family protein, which yields MNFSMTRPFSRSGLVAMSLAALVASGCSTSRFSSMDDQQPAPLTPAPSGTVTQNQLPPPAAPGTTDPSQFPTAPKNTQVASLPPDGTAPAGATDLTAASVAGVWNVNVSGQSCKVATPQTKFGAGYRAGPLHCPAPIDGIKSWNVAGKQLTLYDENGGSLARLYSSGGEKFDGQTSNGQPISLTR from the coding sequence ATGAATTTTTCGATGACCCGCCCCTTTTCGCGGAGCGGCCTCGTGGCCATGTCGCTGGCCGCGCTGGTTGCGAGCGGCTGCTCGACCTCGCGCTTCTCCTCGATGGACGACCAGCAGCCGGCGCCGCTGACGCCGGCGCCGTCCGGCACGGTGACGCAGAATCAGCTGCCGCCGCCGGCCGCTCCCGGCACCACCGATCCGTCGCAATTCCCGACCGCGCCGAAGAACACCCAAGTCGCTTCGCTGCCGCCGGACGGCACGGCGCCCGCCGGCGCCACCGATCTCACCGCGGCCAGCGTCGCCGGCGTGTGGAACGTCAATGTCTCCGGGCAGAGCTGCAAGGTGGCAACGCCGCAGACCAAGTTCGGCGCCGGCTACCGCGCCGGTCCGCTGCACTGCCCGGCGCCGATCGACGGCATCAAGTCGTGGAACGTCGCCGGCAAGCAGCTGACGCTCTACGATGAAAATGGCGGCTCGCTGGCCAGGCTCTATTCGTCAGGCGGCGAAAAGTTCGACGGCCAGACTTCCAATGGGCAGCCCATCTCGCTTACAAGGTAG
- the zapE gene encoding cell division protein ZapE: MHLRDGLQTHATVRQRYDHLVQSGAVERDPAQEHIVAALDRLIDEISAKRLAQKSSALGWLFAAKRQPREPVKGLYIHGSVGRGKTMLMDMFFELLPVRRKRRVHFNDFMADVQDRIQKHRQARKEGTVREDDPIPPVARALADEAWVLCFDEFSVTDIADAMILSRLFSALFANGVVLVATSNVAPENLYRDGLNRQLFLPFISLLERNAHVMTLDADKDYRQEKLNRQPVYVTPDDAAAERALDEAWQAMTHGQPTAEVMLTLKGRQLVVPRAAGDAARFSFADLCEKPLGARDYLAIAGRFSTVFIDHVPVLGEGKRNEAKRFILLIDTLYDHHMRLVMSAAAPPEGLYTAKRGTEVFEFERTASRLVEMQSRDWLEGWAERRETAPVAKARQAQV, translated from the coding sequence ATGCACCTGCGTGACGGCCTCCAGACCCACGCGACCGTCAGGCAGCGCTACGACCATCTCGTCCAGAGCGGCGCTGTTGAGCGCGATCCGGCGCAGGAGCATATCGTCGCCGCGCTCGACCGGCTGATCGACGAGATCTCGGCCAAACGACTGGCACAGAAATCGAGCGCGCTGGGCTGGCTGTTCGCGGCCAAGCGGCAGCCGCGCGAGCCCGTCAAAGGCCTCTACATCCATGGCAGCGTCGGTCGCGGCAAGACCATGCTGATGGACATGTTCTTCGAGCTCTTGCCGGTCCGCCGCAAACGCCGCGTGCATTTCAACGACTTCATGGCCGATGTGCAGGACCGGATCCAGAAACACCGGCAGGCGCGCAAGGAAGGCACGGTCAGGGAGGACGATCCGATCCCGCCGGTCGCCCGGGCGCTCGCCGATGAAGCCTGGGTGCTGTGCTTCGACGAGTTCTCGGTCACCGACATTGCCGACGCGATGATCCTGTCGCGCCTGTTCTCGGCCCTGTTCGCCAATGGCGTGGTGCTGGTCGCCACCTCCAACGTGGCGCCGGAGAACCTTTACCGCGACGGGTTGAACCGCCAGCTCTTCCTGCCGTTCATCTCGCTGCTCGAGCGCAATGCGCATGTGATGACGCTCGATGCCGACAAGGACTACCGCCAGGAAAAGCTCAACCGCCAGCCGGTCTATGTCACGCCGGACGACGCTGCGGCCGAGCGTGCGCTGGACGAGGCCTGGCAGGCGATGACGCATGGCCAGCCGACGGCAGAGGTGATGCTGACGCTGAAAGGCCGCCAGCTCGTCGTCCCGCGCGCCGCCGGGGATGCAGCGCGCTTTTCCTTCGCCGACCTTTGCGAAAAGCCGCTCGGCGCGCGCGACTACCTGGCCATCGCCGGCCGTTTCTCGACGGTCTTTATCGACCATGTGCCGGTGCTGGGGGAAGGCAAGCGCAACGAGGCCAAGCGCTTCATTCTTTTGATCGACACGCTCTACGACCACCATATGCGGCTGGTGATGAGCGCCGCTGCGCCGCCGGAAGGGCTCTACACGGCCAAACGCGGCACGGAAGTGTTCGAATTCGAACGCACCGCCTCACGCCTGGTCGAAATGCAGAGCCGCGACTGGCTGGAAGGCTGGGCGGAACGGCGGGAGACGGCGCCGGTGGCGAAGGCAAGGCAGGCGCAGGTGTAG
- the mdh gene encoding malate dehydrogenase — protein MARNKIALIGSGMIGGTLAHMIGLKDLGDVVLFDIAEGIPQGKGLDIAQSSPVDGFDSRLTGVNDYAGIEGADVCIVTAGVPRKPGMSRDDLLGINLKVMEQVGAGLKKYAPKAFVICITNPLDAMVWALQKFSGLPTSHVVGMAGVLDSARFRYFLAEEFKVSVEDVTAFVLGGHGDSMVPMIRYSTVAGIPLPDLVKMGWTSKEKLDQIVQRTRDGGAEIVGLLKTGSAYYAPAASAIAMAESYLKDKKRVLPCAAHLSGQYGVKGTYVGVPVVIGAGGVERVIEIDLSKAEQKMFDNSVAAVQGLAEACTKIAPHLAGK, from the coding sequence ATGGCACGCAACAAGATAGCGCTCATCGGGTCGGGCATGATCGGCGGCACGCTCGCCCATATGATCGGCCTCAAGGATCTCGGCGACGTGGTGCTGTTCGATATCGCCGAGGGCATTCCGCAGGGCAAGGGCCTCGACATCGCGCAGTCTTCCCCCGTCGACGGTTTCGACTCCCGGCTGACCGGCGTCAACGACTATGCCGGCATCGAGGGCGCGGATGTCTGCATCGTCACCGCCGGCGTGCCGCGCAAGCCGGGCATGAGCCGCGACGACCTTCTTGGCATCAACCTCAAGGTGATGGAACAGGTCGGCGCGGGTCTCAAGAAATACGCGCCGAAGGCGTTCGTCATCTGCATCACCAACCCGCTCGACGCGATGGTCTGGGCGCTGCAGAAGTTCTCCGGCCTGCCGACCAGCCATGTCGTCGGCATGGCCGGAGTGCTCGACAGCGCCCGCTTCCGCTATTTCCTGGCCGAGGAGTTCAAGGTCTCGGTCGAGGACGTCACCGCTTTCGTGCTCGGCGGCCATGGCGACTCGATGGTGCCGATGATCCGCTATTCGACGGTCGCCGGCATCCCGCTGCCCGACCTCGTCAAGATGGGCTGGACCTCGAAGGAGAAGCTCGACCAGATCGTGCAGCGCACCCGTGACGGCGGCGCCGAGATCGTCGGCCTGTTGAAGACGGGCTCGGCCTATTACGCGCCGGCGGCCTCGGCGATCGCCATGGCCGAGTCCTATCTCAAGGACAAGAAGCGCGTGCTGCCCTGCGCAGCGCACCTTTCCGGCCAGTATGGCGTCAAGGGAACCTATGTCGGCGTTCCCGTGGTGATCGGCGCCGGCGGCGTCGAGCGGGTCATCGAGATCGACCTGTCGAAGGCCGAGCAGAAGATGTTCGACAATTCGGTCGCGGCCGTCCAGGGCCTGGCCGAGGCCTGCACCAAGATCGCCCCGCATCTCGCCGGCAAGTAA
- the sucC gene encoding ADP-forming succinate--CoA ligase subunit beta, producing MNIHEYQAKALLKTFGAPVASGVPVFKASEAEAAAKALPGPLYVVKSQIHAGGRGKGKFKELGPDAKGGVRLAKSAAEVVANANEMLGHTLVTKQTGPAGKQVNRLYIEDGADIARELYLSILVDRSVGRIAFVVSTEGGMDIETVAHDTPEKIVTVAIDPEKGVSADDVKTLNAALKLDGDAAKDGASLFPILYKAFVEKDMSLLEVNPLIVMKDGHLRVLDAKVSFDNNALFRHPDVMELRDTTEEDEKEIEASKYDLAYVALDGNIGCMVNGAGLAMATMDIIKLYGAEPANFLDVGGGASKEKVTAAFKIITKDPAVEGILINIFGGIMKCDVIAEGVIAAVKEVGLKVPLVVRLEGTNAELGKKIINDSGLNVVSADDLDDAAKKIVKAVKG from the coding sequence ATGAACATCCATGAGTATCAGGCCAAGGCGCTGCTGAAGACGTTCGGCGCGCCGGTGGCAAGCGGCGTTCCGGTGTTCAAGGCAAGCGAGGCGGAGGCCGCCGCAAAGGCGCTGCCCGGCCCGCTTTATGTCGTGAAGAGCCAGATCCATGCCGGCGGCCGCGGCAAGGGCAAGTTCAAGGAACTCGGCCCCGACGCCAAGGGCGGCGTGCGGCTGGCGAAGTCGGCGGCCGAAGTGGTCGCCAACGCCAACGAGATGCTCGGCCACACGCTGGTCACCAAGCAGACCGGCCCGGCCGGCAAGCAGGTCAACCGCCTCTATATCGAGGACGGCGCCGATATCGCCCGCGAGCTGTATCTGTCGATCCTTGTCGACCGCTCGGTCGGCCGCATCGCCTTCGTCGTCTCGACCGAGGGCGGCATGGACATCGAGACGGTCGCGCATGACACGCCGGAAAAGATCGTCACCGTCGCCATCGACCCGGAAAAGGGCGTGAGCGCCGACGACGTGAAGACGCTCAATGCCGCGCTGAAGCTCGACGGCGATGCCGCGAAGGACGGCGCATCGCTGTTCCCGATCCTCTACAAGGCGTTCGTCGAGAAGGACATGAGCCTGCTCGAGGTCAACCCGCTGATCGTCATGAAGGACGGGCATCTGCGCGTGCTCGACGCCAAAGTGTCGTTCGACAACAACGCGCTGTTCCGCCACCCGGACGTGATGGAACTGCGCGACACCACCGAAGAGGACGAGAAGGAGATCGAGGCGTCGAAATACGACCTCGCCTATGTCGCGCTCGACGGCAATATCGGCTGCATGGTCAACGGCGCCGGCCTTGCCATGGCGACGATGGACATCATCAAGCTCTATGGCGCTGAGCCGGCTAACTTCCTCGACGTTGGCGGCGGCGCCTCCAAGGAGAAGGTCACGGCGGCGTTCAAGATCATCACCAAGGACCCGGCGGTCGAGGGCATCCTGATCAACATCTTCGGCGGCATCATGAAGTGCGACGTCATCGCCGAGGGCGTGATCGCCGCGGTCAAGGAAGTGGGGCTGAAAGTGCCGCTGGTCGTGCGCTTGGAAGGCACCAATGCCGAGCTCGGCAAGAAGATCATCAACGACAGCGGCCTGAATGTCGTCTCGGCCGACGATCTGGACGACGCGGCCAAGAAGATCGTCAAGGCGGTGAAGGGCTAA
- a CDS encoding cupin domain-containing protein, producing the protein MPPRKINLVEAADQKIAKVFDPHIAGDVNDAQAKVAKFGEVFDWHAHDNEDEAFLVLRGRIAIDFRDGPVELGEGDFIVVPRGVEHRPRSLTPEPVVLMFEPATTLNTGNARSDLTVTDLKRL; encoded by the coding sequence ATGCCTCCGCGCAAGATAAATCTGGTCGAGGCGGCGGATCAAAAGATCGCCAAGGTCTTCGATCCGCATATCGCCGGCGACGTCAACGACGCCCAGGCCAAGGTCGCCAAGTTCGGCGAGGTCTTCGATTGGCACGCGCATGACAATGAGGACGAGGCCTTCCTCGTGCTGCGCGGCAGGATCGCCATCGATTTCCGCGACGGGCCGGTCGAGCTCGGCGAGGGCGACTTCATCGTCGTGCCGCGCGGCGTCGAACACCGGCCGCGCTCGCTGACGCCGGAGCCCGTGGTGCTGATGTTCGAGCCGGCGACGACTTTGAACACCGGCAACGCACGGAGCGACCTCACCGTCACCGATCTCAAGCGGCTGTGA
- a CDS encoding DUF1579 family protein, protein MNASPFSSLSDGHQRLQALVGAWRGEEEVAATQWTDAGTATAEVQAEAQFGGLFVVQRYRQRRDGTISFGAHNVFGFDQQNGLVTMHQFDSMGFVPMSPATGTWNDGELALERSSPRGSARVTYNFDDIDTYRMKLQFKATSSNAWEDMVSGLYRRVSPSTINGF, encoded by the coding sequence ATGAACGCGTCGCCCTTCTCTTCCCTCTCGGATGGTCACCAACGCCTGCAGGCGCTGGTCGGCGCATGGCGCGGCGAGGAAGAAGTCGCGGCAACGCAATGGACCGATGCCGGCACGGCGACTGCGGAAGTTCAGGCCGAGGCTCAGTTCGGCGGCTTGTTCGTGGTGCAGCGCTATCGCCAGCGCCGCGACGGGACGATCTCGTTCGGCGCACATAATGTGTTCGGCTTCGACCAGCAGAACGGCCTCGTCACCATGCATCAGTTCGACTCGATGGGGTTCGTGCCGATGTCACCGGCCACGGGCACGTGGAACGACGGCGAATTGGCGCTGGAACGGTCGTCGCCGCGCGGCTCGGCTCGCGTGACCTACAATTTTGACGACATCGATACCTATCGCATGAAACTTCAGTTCAAGGCCACGAGCAGCAATGCTTGGGAAGACATGGTGAGCGGGCTCTACCGGCGCGTCTCGCCTTCCACGATCAACGGTTTTTAG
- the sucD gene encoding succinate--CoA ligase subunit alpha, producing the protein MSILVDKNTKVLVQGLTGKTGTFHTEQALAYHGTKMVGGIHPKKGGETWTGSKGESLPIFATVAEGKARTGANASVIYVPPAGAGEAIIEAIEAEIPLIVCITEGIPVMDMVKVKARLDRSTSRLIGPNCPGVLTPDECKIGIMPGNIFRKGSVGVVSRSGTLTYEAVFQTTNVGLGQTTAVGIGGDPVKGTEFIDVLEMFLADDETKSIIMIGEIGGSAEEDAAQFLKDEAKRGRKKPMAGFIAGRTAPAGRTMGHAGAVISGGKGGAEDKIAAMESAGIKVSPSPARLGTTLVEAIKG; encoded by the coding sequence ATGTCCATTCTCGTCGACAAGAATACCAAGGTGCTGGTTCAGGGTCTGACCGGCAAGACCGGCACGTTCCACACCGAGCAGGCGCTGGCCTATCACGGCACCAAGATGGTGGGCGGCATCCACCCGAAGAAGGGGGGCGAGACCTGGACCGGCTCGAAGGGCGAAAGCCTGCCGATCTTCGCCACGGTGGCCGAGGGCAAGGCAAGGACCGGCGCCAACGCCTCGGTCATCTATGTGCCGCCGGCGGGCGCGGGCGAGGCCATCATCGAGGCGATCGAGGCAGAGATCCCGCTCATCGTCTGCATCACCGAAGGCATCCCGGTGATGGACATGGTCAAGGTCAAGGCGCGGCTCGACCGCTCCACTTCGCGGCTGATCGGCCCGAACTGCCCTGGAGTGCTGACGCCCGACGAGTGCAAGATCGGCATCATGCCCGGCAACATCTTCCGCAAGGGCTCGGTGGGCGTTGTTTCGCGCTCGGGAACACTTACCTATGAGGCAGTCTTCCAGACCACCAATGTCGGCCTCGGCCAGACAACGGCGGTTGGCATCGGCGGCGACCCGGTCAAGGGCACCGAATTCATTGATGTGCTGGAGATGTTCCTCGCCGACGACGAGACCAAGTCGATCATCATGATCGGCGAGATCGGCGGCTCGGCCGAGGAAGACGCCGCGCAGTTCCTCAAGGACGAAGCCAAGCGCGGCCGCAAGAAACCGATGGCGGGCTTCATCGCCGGGCGCACGGCGCCGGCCGGCCGCACCATGGGCCATGCGGGCGCGGTGATCTCGGGCGGCAAGGGCGGCGCGGAAGACAAGATCGCGGCGATGGAATCGGCCGGCATCAAGGTCTCACCGTCGCCGGCCAGGCTCGGCACGACGCTGGTCGAGGCGATCAAAGGTTAG